The genomic segment CTCTTTCACCTTGACCAACGTGAATTGATACTGCTGGTTGATTGTCTTCAGCAGTTGAGAACACTTGAGACTTTTTAACAGGAATTGTTGTACCTTTTTCAATAAGTTTAGTTAAAACTCCACCTAAAGTCTCAATTCCAAGTGATAAAGGAGTAACGTCTAGTAATAATACATCTTTAACATCACCTCTTAAAACACCAGCTTGAACAGCAGCACCAGAAGCAACTACTTCATCAGGGTTAACACCTTTATTTAAATCTTTTCCAAAGAACTCTCTTACAATTTCATTTGCTTTTGGTAATCTTGTAGATCCACCAACCATAATGATTTCTTCAATTTCACCTTTATCTAATCCAGCATCTTTTAAAGCAACTTTGATATGGTCTAAAGTTTCAGTAATTAAATCTTCAGTCATAGCTTCAAATTTTGCTCTAGTTAATGATTTAACTAAGTGAACAGGACCAGCATTACCCATAGAGATAAATGGTAGGTTGATTTCAGTTGATTCTGCAGAAGATAATTCTTTCTTAGCATTTTCAGCTGCATCTTTTAATCTTTGAAGAGCCATTTTGTCATTTTTAACATCAAAACCATTTTCAGATTCAAACTCTTCAGCTAACCAATCAATAATTGCGTTATCAAAATCATCTCCACCTAAGAATGCATTACCATCAGTTGAAAGTACTTCAAATGTTCCATCACCAATTTCAAGAACAGTAACGTCAAATGTACCACCACCTAAATCATATACTAGAACTTTTTCTTCACCTTTTTTATCAAGTCCATATGCTAATGAAGCAGCTGTTGGCTCATTGATAATTCTTAATACATTTAAACCAGCAATAGTACCAGCTTCTTGAGTTGCTTTTCTTTGTGCATCATTGAAGTATGCAGGAACTGTAATTACTGCATCAGTAACTGGGCTTCCTAAATACTCTTCTGCGTCTGCTTTTAATTTTCCTAAAATTTTTGCAGAAATTTCTTGTGGAGTATATACTTTATCTCCAATTTCTACTGCTGCTGCACCGCTTCTGTCAACGATTTTATACCCAACTTTAGACTGTGCTTCTTGAGCATTTTTTTCGTCCATCATAAGACCCATAATTCTTTTAATAGAATAAATTGTTTTTTCTGGGTTTGTAATAGCTTGTCTTTTTGCAGGATCACCAACTAAAACTTCACCTTTATCAGTGAATGCTACAATTGATGGAGTAGTATTTTTACCCTCTTTATTAGGGATAACTTTAGCTTCTCCACCTTCATAAACTGCCATACAAGAGTTTGTTGTACCTAAATCAATACCAATAACTTTACTCATTTTATTCGTCCTTATTAATTTTATTATTATTTTTAATTTTTATTAATAGTTTTTTGACATTGCGGTCAAATTCTATTTGTTTAAATTAGTTAGCAATACTAACCATAGATGGACGTAAAAGTCTATCTTTAAACATATAACCTTTTTGCATAACTTGCACAATTTCACCAGCATTTTTATCTTCTGAATCAACTTGCATAATTGCATTATGGAAGTTTGGATCAAACTCACCATCAGTTTCTACAATAGAAATATCATGTTTTTCAAAAGCTGTATAGAAGTTTTTGATTGTTAATTCAACCCCTTCTTTTAACTTAGCTAATAACTCTTCAGCTGGTAAATCAGCTGATGCTTCTTCTGCTGCAAGTGCCATCTCTAATGTATCAATTGGAGACAGTAAATCTTTTGCAAATTTTTCAGATGCATAATCAATTGCATTATACTTCTCTTTTTCTAATCTTTTTTTAATATTTTCAAAATCAGCATGAACTCTAAAATATTTATCTTCTGCTTCTTTTACTTGTGCTTCTAATTGTGCTATTTTCTCTTCCGCACTTAACTCTTTATTTTCTGAAGCTGATTCTTCAACTACTTCTTCAGTTGTAGTCTCTTCTTGAACTTCTTCATTCTGTTCTATTTCTTCATTTAATTCTTCTTTGTTTTCACTCAAAGTAATTCTCCTAAACCATACTAATTTTATTATAGAAATATTCGTAATCTTTTGATAGTTCGCCTACAACTAACATCTTTGTATCTGTATTTCCAACTTTACAGTTGTGACAAATACCAATGTAGCCATTAGGAACGATATTATCAAAATATAAACCTTCTTCAATTGAGTCTAAAACTTTCCCTTTTAAAAATGAAGTTATACTATCTTCATCAAAGTTATATCTAAGTGCTAAAGAGAAAAACTCTTTTGTATTGTAAATATGAAAATCTTTATTTTGTAAATGTTGACTAACTTTTTCATAAATTTCAAAAGCTCCAACTTGCTTAGAAATATTTACAATATGTATTAATTCTAAACCAATCATGTCACTTAAAAATCTATATAAAGCATCTGTAAACTTTACGGTAATTGCAAATGTAGTAAACTCCAATATCATATATCTATTTTCTACATTTAATATATCTTTTAAAGTATCAGATTTTTGATCTTGAATAAATACTGATAAACCTATTTCATTAGATAAATACGCAATTGCTTTTTCATCAACAAAATCGAGTTTAAAATTTAATTTATTTGCCCAATATTGTTTTAAAGCTTCAGTTGTAGGTGTTCTTCCTGAACTTACATGTTCTTGAGCAAGAAAACCTTCATCCCCTAACTTTTTAAAGTAACCTCTAATAGTTGCAGGAGAATATGTAATATCATACATAGACTTTAGTTGAGAAGAACCAATAGGTTCTAAATGCTCAATATAAGCTTTAATAATTGAATGTAATAAAAACTCTTTTTTGTCAATCATTTCATAATCACTTTTTTGTTTTTAGCACTTATAATCTTAAACTGCTAAAAATATTATACTATATGAGTCATCAAATGTCAAGTTGTTTTTAGCAAAAGAGATATAAAAGTGCTAATTTACTTTTTTGGCCTTTTTTAATTTATTAATTTCTAACAATTTTAGGAATACAATACGACAGAATTTAAAAAGGATTGTAAATGTACGAAAAAATAAACGAACAATTTGCAAGTGATAATTATTCACAAATTTGTCCTGAAGTATTAGAAAAAATTGTTGAATTAAATCAAGACAATGCACAAGCCTATGGAAATGATTACTATACAAAATATGCAGCAGATAAATTAAGAGAACTCTTCGAAACTGACTGTGAAATATTTTTTGTATTTAATGGTACTGCGGCAAACTCTCTTAGTCTTGCAGCCTTGTGTAATTCATACCATAGTATTATCTGTAGTGAAGTTGCTCACATAGAAACAGATGAATGTGGTGCACCAGAATTTTTTTCAAATGGTTCAAAACTATTACTTGCAAAAACAGATGATGGGAAGTTAAAACCAGAAGATATAGTGCATCTTGCTACAAAAAGGGATGATATTCACTACCCAAAACCAAAAGTAATATCTATCACTCAATCAACAGAATTAGGAACTGTTTATACTATTGAAGAGTTAAAGGCAATAAAAGAAGTTGCCAATAAACACAATTTACTCATTCAAATGGATGGAGCAAGATTTGCAAATGCTGTTACATCTTTAAATTGTACACCAGCAGATATTACTTGGAAAGTGGGTGTTGATGTTCTTTGTTTTTCAGGAACAAAAAATGGTATGGCAATGGGAGAAATTGTTATATTTTTTGATAGAAAGCTAGCTGTTGATTTTGATTATAGATGTAAACAAGCAGGACAACTTGCTTCTAAAATGAAATTTATCTCAGCACAATGGATTGCTTTATTAGAAAATGAATTATGGAAAAGAAATGCAACACATGCAAATAATATGGCTAAATATTTTGAAGAGCAACTCTCTTTTATAAAAAATATTCAAATTAAATTTCCTGTTCAATCAAATAGCGTTTTTATAGAAGCACCAGTAAAAATTTTAGAAGAAATAAAAAAGAAAAATTGGATTTTTTATAGTTTTATTGGAGCAGGAGGAGCAAGATTTGTTTTTTCTTGGAATTCTACAAAAGAAAGAATTGATGAATTTATTCTTGATTTAAAAAATATTTCATCTTTATCTTAAGACCATTTATTAGCTAGTTATATGCTAAAATTTAACTAGCTATAGATACAATAAATAACTAAAAAAAACACTTATACACTAAAAAACTAATCCCAGTATTTAAGTTTTAATAAATTTTTTATATGTTAAATTGTCATATAAATTGTAACTTTTATGCAATTTTCATGTAATTTTATAAAACTAATATAATATATTTACTTATATAGTAATTGAAGTATGTTACAATATAGTTGTATTATTTTAGATTTATCTAAATTAAACTTAACCAACTTCAAGGAGAAAATATGAAAAAAATCGCTAGCGCTGCTTTAATTACGGCATTAACTATCCCAGCATTTGCTGCTGAGTTCATTACAATCGGAACAGGAAGTGTAACAGGAACTTACTACCCAACAGGTGGTGCAGTTTGTAGACTTGTAAATAAATACAAGAAAGAGACTAAAATTAGATGTTCTGTTGAATCTACTGGTGGTTCTGAATACAATATTAACACTATTAAAAATGGTGAATTAGATTTTGGTATTGCTCAATCTGATGTTGTATATAATATGGCTAATGGTCTAAAGAAATACAAAGGTAAACAAGTTAAAAAACTTAGATCTGTTATGGCTATTTACCCTGAGTTATTTACAGTAGTTACAAGAAAAGAAGCTGGAATTAAATCTATTAAAGATATTAAAGGAAAAAGAATCAATGTTGGTAACCCAGGAAGTGGTCATGCTTCAACTGCTGCAACATTATTCCCATACTTAGGTATGTCTAAAAAAGACTTAGGATTTGCAGGAGTTCTTAAAGCTGGTGAATCTCCAGATGCATTAAGAGACAACAAAGTTGATGGTTATTTCTATATGGTAGGACATCCAACTGCAAATATCAAAGATGCTTCAAACTCTGTTGACATAGCAATTACGCCAGTAGTTGGTCCAGAAGTTGATAAAATGATTAAAGACAACCCATACTTTGCAAAAGCAGATGTACCTGCTGGACTATACAAAGGTATAGATACTCCAGTTTCAACATTTGGTGTTAAAGCTGTATTAGTAACAAGTACTGATGTAAGTGATAAAGCTGTTTATACTTTAGTTAAAGCTATTTTAGAAAACTTTGACGCATTTAAAAAGTTACACCCAGCATATGCAAATATTACTAAAGAATCATTACTTGATGGTTTAAGTGCTCCTCAACATGAAGGTGCAAAAAAGTACTTTAAAGAAGCGGGATTATTATAATCCAAAAAATTTCAAAGGCATTATGCCTTTGAAATATTTTATTATGTGTTAATTATAAAAACAATTAACTAATACATAATAAAATGAATTAATCATTTTAAGGAACCTACAATGGCTATTTACGAAGAAAAACCACACACCCTTGACGAACTTGAACAAGAACAGATAGATGAAGCAGAGAATGTCTTAAATGAATTAGAAGGACAAAGAGTATTTGGAAAAGAACATTACGAATTTTGGATGATTTCAATCATCGCTCTTTTATGGTCTTTATTTCAATTATATATTGTAATTGAACCTACAAACTCTACAATTTCACGTTCTATTCATCTAAGTTTTGCATTAACTCTTGCATTTATGATTTATCCAATGATGAAAAAACCTTACTTTCTTACTAAAATTAGATGGTTTGGTTATATGTTTGCAGCCATTGGTTTATGTACAGCAGGATATATTGCTTATGCCTTTGAAGAGTTAGCGGAGAGACCTGGTGATTATACAAACTACGATATTATAATTGCACTTGTTGGTATAGTAATTTTACTTGAAGCAGGAAGAAGAGTTTTAGGTCTTGCACTTTCAATTATTGCTATTCTATTTATCTCTTATGACATGCTTGGGCCTTATATGCCTGAACTTATTATCCATAAAGGTGCATCATTAAATAAACTTGCAGGACATATGTTCTTAACAACAGAAGGTATTTTTGGTGTTCCACTTGGAGTATCAACTGGATTTGTATTCTTATTTGTACTTTTTGGTTCACTTTTAGATAAAGCAGGTGCTGGTGAGTATTTTATTAATTTAGCATTTGCAATGCTTGGTAAATTTAGAGGTGGTCCAGCAAAAGCATCAGTTGTTGCATCTGGATTTACTGGAATTATGTCTGGTTCTTCTATTGCAAATACTGTTACAACAGGAACATTTACAATTCCACTTATGAAAAGAACAGGATTTAGACCAGAGCAAGCAGGAGCAGTTGAAGTTGCAGCTTCAACCAATGG from the Arcobacter sp. LA11 genome contains:
- the dnaK gene encoding molecular chaperone DnaK codes for the protein MSKVIGIDLGTTNSCMAVYEGGEAKVIPNKEGKNTTPSIVAFTDKGEVLVGDPAKRQAITNPEKTIYSIKRIMGLMMDEKNAQEAQSKVGYKIVDRSGAAAVEIGDKVYTPQEISAKILGKLKADAEEYLGSPVTDAVITVPAYFNDAQRKATQEAGTIAGLNVLRIINEPTAASLAYGLDKKGEEKVLVYDLGGGTFDVTVLEIGDGTFEVLSTDGNAFLGGDDFDNAIIDWLAEEFESENGFDVKNDKMALQRLKDAAENAKKELSSAESTEINLPFISMGNAGPVHLVKSLTRAKFEAMTEDLITETLDHIKVALKDAGLDKGEIEEIIMVGGSTRLPKANEIVREFFGKDLNKGVNPDEVVASGAAVQAGVLRGDVKDVLLLDVTPLSLGIETLGGVLTKLIEKGTTIPVKKSQVFSTAEDNQPAVSIHVGQGEREFAKDNKSLGMFELSDIPAAPRGVPQIEVTFDIDANGVLNVSAKDKGTGKENKITISGSSGLSDEEIEKMVNEAEANKEADAKKKEVIEVRNQADALLHSTRKTLEENEDAVNEEEKTAIVDAAAALEEVLKDENAEKEAIEEKVKALTEVSHKLAEAMYKKEGGDQAGAAGAQPNKKAKKEDDDVIDAEVE
- the grpE gene encoding nucleotide exchange factor GrpE, which gives rise to MSENKEELNEEIEQNEEVQEETTTEEVVEESASENKELSAEEKIAQLEAQVKEAEDKYFRVHADFENIKKRLEKEKYNAIDYASEKFAKDLLSPIDTLEMALAAEEASADLPAEELLAKLKEGVELTIKNFYTAFEKHDISIVETDGEFDPNFHNAIMQVDSEDKNAGEIVQVMQKGYMFKDRLLRPSMVSIAN
- a CDS encoding HrcA family transcriptional regulator; protein product: MIDKKEFLLHSIIKAYIEHLEPIGSSQLKSMYDITYSPATIRGYFKKLGDEGFLAQEHVSSGRTPTTEALKQYWANKLNFKLDFVDEKAIAYLSNEIGLSVFIQDQKSDTLKDILNVENRYMILEFTTFAITVKFTDALYRFLSDMIGLELIHIVNISKQVGAFEIYEKVSQHLQNKDFHIYNTKEFFSLALRYNFDEDSITSFLKGKVLDSIEEGLYFDNIVPNGYIGICHNCKVGNTDTKMLVVGELSKDYEYFYNKISMV
- a CDS encoding low specificity L-threonine aldolase; translation: MYEKINEQFASDNYSQICPEVLEKIVELNQDNAQAYGNDYYTKYAADKLRELFETDCEIFFVFNGTAANSLSLAALCNSYHSIICSEVAHIETDECGAPEFFSNGSKLLLAKTDDGKLKPEDIVHLATKRDDIHYPKPKVISITQSTELGTVYTIEELKAIKEVANKHNLLIQMDGARFANAVTSLNCTPADITWKVGVDVLCFSGTKNGMAMGEIVIFFDRKLAVDFDYRCKQAGQLASKMKFISAQWIALLENELWKRNATHANNMAKYFEEQLSFIKNIQIKFPVQSNSVFIEAPVKILEEIKKKNWIFYSFIGAGGARFVFSWNSTKERIDEFILDLKNISSLS
- a CDS encoding TAXI family TRAP transporter solute-binding subunit, which codes for MKKIASAALITALTIPAFAAEFITIGTGSVTGTYYPTGGAVCRLVNKYKKETKIRCSVESTGGSEYNINTIKNGELDFGIAQSDVVYNMANGLKKYKGKQVKKLRSVMAIYPELFTVVTRKEAGIKSIKDIKGKRINVGNPGSGHASTAATLFPYLGMSKKDLGFAGVLKAGESPDALRDNKVDGYFYMVGHPTANIKDASNSVDIAITPVVGPEVDKMIKDNPYFAKADVPAGLYKGIDTPVSTFGVKAVLVTSTDVSDKAVYTLVKAILENFDAFKKLHPAYANITKESLLDGLSAPQHEGAKKYFKEAGLL